In Anopheles arabiensis isolate DONGOLA chromosome 2, AaraD3, whole genome shotgun sequence, the genomic window aaaaatgaaaaagcgAAAGTACTACAGAGAAGTGATAAAACGTActgtttaaattaatatatCAACCGACCCACTCACCCACCACCTTCTCGGTCAGGTCGCGGATCGGAAGTAATTGGaagcaaatttaatttaaataataatggtttgaaatttgtttttggttttgtcgtgtttgttttatgttgtaGATGTTGTGTTATAAAAGAATGAAGCGCAAGCACATTGTATACATTGTGAGCTAGTAAAGTCggtaacaacagcaaaagcgaagaaaaatcgATGCTTCGAAGATGAGTAACTTAAACGAGCGAAAAGCTACGAACAACCGCCGATTGTTCGATGAGGAAGAGAAACAGTTAgcaaagagaaggagagaaaagaTAAATGTGctattttgtgaaatgaagTGTGTGATATGGTGTGTATCAGCACTCGATTCACGATGTACCGATCTTTTGAATCGTTTTACACAGGGGAAACGCAGAATAATGGGAGGATTATTTGAACAACACACAGTCTTCACACATACTCTTCAAAACACTGTTGCGATCCTTGAAGTGGACATTTAAAATAGCACGTCGCTTATACCGGAGAAAACAGCTATAAAGTGTGCTTCTTCCTTTTTAACGACACGCGTGCCCTCCTGGTGGTACCCTGAGCGAAGCAATATTTTCCTTGCTTTTTTGGATGTTTAAACCAAAACCCCTTGAAAAACGAAAATCCTAAAATGGAATAGTGAAAAGGAATATTTTGAgtgtgttttatgtgttgaacttttcttttttttttcttaaatgcTTTGCTAAGCTGACAGGACATCAACTTTGTCTACCAAAATGCAAACGCAAATTAGCAAATTTTCCCCACAATTAGCCGCGCAAAAATGTGTGTGCATAGGTGGTGCTTGTGTAAGTATGTATGTTGTATGTATATTTGCCCTTTCTTGTAATGACATAGTACGCGTACTACATGAATTCGCTGTGTGAACTCTATTATTCAGTCGTCAAACGCGGCAGTGCGCGTGATGCTATTAATCTCTTACGATTGAGCAGCAAATGTAATGCAAAAACCCCCCGTCACTGTAGTGCAACTGTGTGTACACAGCTGTACGGTAATCTACATAAATCAACCTTCTATTCTGTCTCTCTTGTCCGTCTGTCTGGACGAGGAATTTGGCTTtgaggaaataaattaatggaTTAATAAAGCATATAACATAGAGGAAATATGTGTACTCAAAACAACTCAAACGGTGTACTTTCTTTCACGCATATTTATAACACCGTGGGAACGGTTTGTGCACTTTTACATAGGTTTAATCTTACTTTggcatacatttttaatagCTAAAATATGAAAGTGATGACCCGGCATATTTAAAACTACGAGAACACATCCCGTACGACGGTCGCTACAGTGTACgtgtatctctctctgtctatctgTCTGTCTGGCTGTCTGTCCTTGTTGTGTTGGATTGCCGTTGgatgaaagaaaagaacaacttTAATTTCACTCAACCACCCTCCATCCCTCAACATATTCAACGACGTTCTATCAAATTTTCCCTTCAATTTCACGCTTCTTTCACACAGCACACTTTTCCAACTCCGCTTTGTTGTCATGCAGAGCTCGTCACGCTGTAGTGTGTTCCctattgttgtgttttgaatctgtttttttttcttttcctttaatTTAACCATAACAAATGCTCATTCTCTTTTGACCTCTAAAAATGCACTAAAATCTCACAAAAAGAGGAGAATCTCCTAATAAGCAACGAGTACCAATGCGCGGCAGTTTGAGCCCTGAAAAGTGTGGGCGCCTGCTCCGTGAAAGCGGCGTTTAAAACTCTCTAACACGTTCATACTATCATTATACCTAGAAACACTTTGCTTACAAATAATCAATAgaaatatgcaataaaaaacgATTTCCCTTTTTGTTCCGTACCACtgctgttttgcaaaaaatgcGTGTAAAATCGAGCTGCCGCCGTGCGCCGTCGGAAAATGTTACGTTACGTtcagtggtagtagtagtagtagtagtagtacgcTAAGTAGAGTAAGACTGTGTGTCGAGAGGATGTCGTAGTTAGACCAAAGATGAGCTACTGCTATGAAACAACTTGATAACGATACAGCTCTTCTCCTCTCAGCAAAGACTGTTGTTGCCATGGAATGCTTTGTAGTATAATGCGAGAACCAAAGGGGCATGGTTTGATGTCCCCAGACTGCTGAGTTTCTCTATGAAGGGTTACTACTTACTGATGGAATGTTTCCTGTGGGTTTCGCCTGTTTCCGCCAGGGGGCAGCAGAGAGTATTTCTCGCtctttgttttcgtttcctaTCATCCGCCATTCGCATGCAGATAACGCAcggtatgtttgtgtgtgtgtagagagaGAAGTTTGTGCTTTTGTGGACGCGTTCGCTTGCGTTTTGCTTGATGGACGCGGTAGGCTTAGGTCGAGGTAACGCCCTTCCTTGCGACCAGCAGGTTTAGGACGGGGTTTTTCCGTATGTAGCTAACCGCCTTCTTGTGCGTAACCATGGTGAAATCGTACCCGTTGCATTGCAAAATTTTGTCATGCATCCGGAGTCCCGATTTCGCCGCTGGGCTACCTTCGTGTACTTCCGTTACGTAGATACCCTAGGGATTACCGTAGGACAGTCATTATTAACACCGATTTGCAGCGACTTTGCTTAAACTCCATACTCACATAATCCGTGTAACCCTGAGGGCTTTTGCGGAAATCTTGATCAATTCCTCCACCGATTTTGAACCCACACTTTAGCACCTCCCGTCCTTCCTCGTCAATGTCCTTCTCTTTGTGTAACGTTATGGGAATCTGAAacagggagagagatagagggattaaaaacaatatttgatttttgttagCAGAACTGTGCTAATGTTCGAAGTTTGCGGAACGAAAAACGTGTAAGGTTCACACACCAATACGATTTCACGGCCATTTGGGAGGCGTTGGAACGAGCATTGTTTACACTGCAATTGACACTGTCCCGATCGAACCTTGGAGAAGGTCAATCGGAACAGTGCCCTACCCCAATGGGACACCCCCCcttcccatccatccatcattAGGTGGCTTTAGGTTATCGCTGTCGCATGTGCGTTTGCCCCGAGGGTACGAGGCCGTAAGTGAAGGTGCCCATCATCTACACAGATTAGTCATCCGGAAAGGGTCACTTACGCTTAAACACTCCATGGCCGTGCCTGCCTGGTGCTGGAACGCTTTCTTTGCCATTCTGCCAAGATGCCTGAGGTAGTTGATCGGACgtcgcacaacacacacacgcacacgcgctcAGCTGGGACTTCGATGGGGAATTGGTGCTCCAAATCAAGGCGGGCGAACAGCTCCACAAGCCAAACAGCGAAACTCGGTTCCTTTTGCTCTTTGCTTTCGATACGCCTaggtgtttgatttttttttgttgcggaTTTCCAAAACAACAGAACGCCCGAACGACAGCTGTCAGGCGGGGGGCTGCCCAGTTTGACAGCGCGCTGTCAAAAGCATAGAGCGATTGTGGATGCATTTTCACCGGGCTGCAAtgtaaatcaaaacaaatgatTTTATATCACCCGATTTTATTCGTTTTACTCTTCATCTGCTATTAATGCTGTA contains:
- the LOC120895643 gene encoding tax1-binding protein 3 homolog translates to MAKKAFQHQAGTAMECLSIPITLHKEKDIDEEGREVLKCGFKIGGGIDQDFRKSPQGYTDYGIYVTEVHEGSPAAKSGLRMHDKILQCNGYDFTMVTHKKAVSYIRKNPVLNLLVARKGVTST